The Triticum dicoccoides isolate Atlit2015 ecotype Zavitan chromosome 6A, WEW_v2.0, whole genome shotgun sequence genome has a window encoding:
- the LOC119318360 gene encoding bifunctional nuclease-like, with product MEVIRGPILPRCAAPALTSRSRIGGQLLRRVRMRRRACGGVSPGDGYDGVSRRFFGAPTQQHMHSTSAWPVRCSYGSSSDGDGAPPANFDASGEEFVDSSVMEAVELRCVSDGFVIRMRDGRNLRCVQNNPRVLRLRDSTPHHAIVLKMEDGSDLLLPIIVMETPSIMLLAALRNIRIPRPTIYNVVKEMTEMMGYTVRLVRITEMVHDAYYSRLYLAKIGNEEETISFDLKPSDAINIAFRCKVPIQVNKRIAYNNGLKVIQPKPTGSYVNSDQIQYTRLDKPGDQPCFEAQEFDLVRGMLIAAVEERYKDAAQYRDRLLMFRANKKNTI from the exons ATGGAGGTCATCCGCGGGCCGATTCTGCCGCGCTGCGCTGCGCCTGCTCTCACCTCCCGCTCTCGGATCGGCGGCCAGCTGCTGAGGCGCGTGCGCATGCGGAGGAGGGCTTGCGGTGGTGTCTCGCCAGGTGACGGCTACGACGGCGTGTCGCGCAGGTTCTTCGGTGCCCCGACCCAGCAGCACATGCACAGCACAAGCGCCTGGCCTGTTCGCTGCAGCTACGGCTCGTCATCTGACGGGGACGGCGCCCCGCCGGCGAATTTCGACGCCAGCGGCGAGGAGTTCGTCGACTCCAGCGTCATGGAGGCTG TTGAGCTCAGATGCGTGTCAGATGGTTTTGTGATAAGAATGCGCGACGGAAGAAACCTTAGATGTGTCCAGAATAATCCCCGCGTGCTAAGACTGCGCGATTCTACGCCTCACCATGCTATCGTGCTCAAGATGGAAGATGGAAGCGATCTTCTGCTCCCCATTATTGTCA TGGAGACACCAAGTATTATGCTACTGGCCGCCCTTCGGAACATTCGAATT CCAAGGCCAACAATTTATAATGTGGTAAAGGAGATGACCGAAATGATGGGATATACG GTACGTTTGGTGCGGATTACAGAAATGGTGCATGATGCTTACTATTCTAGATTGTATCTTGCAAAG ATTGGAAATGAAGAAGAGACTATTAGTTTTGATCTCAAGCCATCAGATGCCATCAACATTGCTTTCCGGTGCAAG GTTCCTATACAAGTCAATAAGCGCATTGCATACAACAACGGTCTGAAAGTTATACAACCAAAGCCAACTGGGAGTTACGTGAACTCTGACCAAATCCAGTACACAAGACTGGACAA GCCTGGTGACCAGCCTTGCTTTGAAGCCCAGGAATTCGATTTGGTCCGCGGCATGCTTATTGCTGCTGTCGAGGAGCGCTATAAAGATGCTG CTCAATACAGAGATCGCCTTCTCATGTTCCGCGCAAACAAAAAGAACACAATATAA